ACTAAAACCTCAGAAGAACAAAttacaaagaacaaagaacaataAACAAGAGCACCAAGAactgaagaacaaagaaccaTATGTGATCAATGAATTAGCAATCTGAAAATTTCACCTCTCATGTCAAAGAAACCATTAAAGCCCAAGAAAAGATTACCCAAATCAAGAGCTGATATGAAGAGACCTGCAGCTTTGAACTTGCACCAGGAAGCTGACCTGAAGGCCCCAATGCTGGAGGAGAAACTCCACCTCCACCACTTGAATTGGAGctgtttttcaatatttgaaacGATTAGAACTCAtatattgatataaaaaaacagatgatttcttgatttctttaaGTTATTGAGAGTGTTTTTGGTGGAATCTTCCACTTACCTTCCTGTGTATATGCAAGAGCCATGACCTGCAAGAGATTGTGGAACAAGATGAGAGAAATTGGATTAGAAGGATGAGAGATTTTGTCAAAGTCGAGTCCCGTACGAAACCCGAATAGTTGATATCAGATGAAATCGTTCAAACAGGcattaagaacaaaattaagCAAAAGTTTAATGCTTGGCAGGGTATGCATGCAGCAGGGCGGACGAAACTTATGTGCGATATATACGAGCGATGTAACCGTGAATACAGGctttataataaatcaaattgagaAAAGAGATCAGAATCTTTATACAAAAAATATGACAAGCACAAAACTAGAGAACTGAAGACTAAGAGGAGAGCTTATGTTTGTAACATTCTGCAGAAAACGTTGCAGTACTCTGGGCTTTCGGAGAACTAGTTACCGACGAGATtaagtgagatctcacatcaattggagagaggaacaagtgctagcgaggatgctaggtcctaaagggaggtggattgtgagatcccatattgtttggagaggggaacaaagtatttttttagaagggtgtggaaacctctccctagtagacgcgttttaaaaaccctttgagaggaagcccaaaaagaacaatatctgctagcagtaggcttagatggttacaaatggtatcaaaactagacactgggcggtgtaccaacgaggacgctgctCCGAAGGGGGCTtggacaccaagcggtgtgccaacgaggaagTTGGGACCCAaaagaggtgaattgtgagattccacatggattggagagaggaatgagtgccaacgaggaccaCGAGGACGCAGGGCCCCAAacggaggtggattgtgagatcccacatcggttggagaggggaacgagacattctttataagggtgtggaaacctttccctagtagatgcgttataaaaaccttgagaggaagcccaaaaggaaaaacttaaagaagacaatatcggctagcggtgggcttgggctgttacaaaccCATTGTACTCTACGGTCATCCGAAAAGTCTTGAAGATCAACCCCCTTGTTTTCGAAGGCCATTCTCCCTAGATGGTTGGTTCAACCAAGGATCAGTGGTGTTGCTCTAAGAATGAAAGTAGAACAAAGATGAACTTCTTCTTAAAGctataaagtaaaatatatttttagtccATTGATATTCGATTCCGAAAActcataaaaaatatctaaagtAGGATAATTGAATAACTTGAAGGAACAAGGATAAAAACCGTTAAAAGAACTTACTAGGATCGATCGTCGTAAGTGTAGCAGTACCGTCAAAGTCGCACGTACCACCAGCAGTATGCATTTTCTGGTAGTAATCATTATAAGCATAAGAAGCATGGTCAGTAATGTTATTAGGGAGAAAGCATGGCCTGCCTTGCTGAATGGCAGCACAGTTTGCCCCTCCTTGTCCACAAGCCCAATTCAGACCGTCCTGCAACTTATCTTCATCAGCTCCATCTTTAGCCACACAATAAACCGTAGAAGAATTCGCGGTTGCACGGCCAGAAGCCAAACCCAAAGGATAAACAGTAGAGCCATTGGAGAAAAGTATACCCCAGTTTTTCTCCGAGACCGGGCCAGACCGCTTGTCTTCATTAAACAACTCGTAAATGTACGTGTTGATAGGTATGGTTGGCTGACTTGGTGGACCAGAATCATTAGAAACTCTCCTGATCAGATTATTAACATAGGTGCCAGCATTTTGAATTGTAGCATCAGGTTCATTTGCTCCACCAGACCATGGCCAGCCAGTCTCGGTAACCACGACGGGAATCCCAGAAAAATTGAAAGCATCGATCGAGTAGTAAGTTGCATCAACCATAGCATCAAACATACTATTATAGTGGAAAAGAGTGTTTGGGTCAACAATCTGCTTAATTGCAGGAAGTGATCGAAAAAGTGCATAATCGAGCGGAAAAATTCCATTCCCGCTAGTGTATCCCAAATAAGGATAGGCATTCAACATGTAGTAGGACTTCGTGTTCTTTAAGAACTGGAGAAGCTGATACATAGTAGCGTTCCATGAAGCGTTAAAGGTAGCGGTGGACGGGGGGAAAGGTCGGGGTATCATGTCCATTGATTGGGGAGTGGAAACCTTGACCAGATAGTTTAGATTGGCAGCAACCAAGGCCTTATGTAGGGAATACAAGGCTGGAACTAAGACTGGACCAACTTGAGGAATTGTAGAAAGGACCTCACTGCCAACAGCAATGGCCGTAATATTTGTTCCTGGCAAGTAAGCTGCAACGTTTTTATTAACCCAGGCTGCAGCGGCTGCAGGCGATTCACCGATCCTGAGAACTTCCTCGTTCGTGACACCAACAATTACCTCGATGCTACTGTTTGCTAAGGCCTTTAGCAGCTGAGCATCAGCATTATAAAGGCGAAGATGAGTAATATGATGGGATTTAAGAATTGCAACTATATCTGAAGCTGATGGAAGATTGGAGACGTCGGTCCCGAGGTTGACCCCCACAAACGCACCTATTAACGTCAAGAACACAGCTAAGTAACAAATAGATAATTGGCTATAAAACCAAACATTCTAGTTTTTTGTTAGGAAAAAGATCGATAGTAACTAATGACGTTCGTTTGAGGCCGTGTGATCAACCTTTATTATGAAGAGCACAGAAATGAAGTTCATAGACATTATCAAAATATTCGAACCAGACCGGATTCAGAACACGAAGTATGAAGGGCGCGAAAGTACTCGCGAAAGTACTCGAAGTTAGATAAATAAGATACCTAATGAATTGACACACATGCCAAATAGAAGCAAGATCACAATTCCATGACACCCTTCACGCATTTTCGAATCAATGGAAGCTTCAACGTTTCAGCTAGGTAGGATTAGAGCTTCCCGCTATTTGTCTCGAAAATCGAACTCCCGAAACTCAAACAAGCTAGCATGTACAATCTGCAATCAAGtcatatgaaaagaaaaacatatatagAAACAAATAAGAACAACAATTCAAGAGAAACATGTAAAAGTAATTGAATGCATGAAGAAAAAACTGCAATGACAGGAGAGTAATAGAAAACATAATTCAgttcacgtcggttggggaggagaacaaagcatttcttataagggtgtggaaacctcttcttagcagATGCATtgtaaaaaccttgaggggaagcccgaaagaaaaaactcaaagatgacaatatctactagtggtgggcttgagccattacaaatgttatcagagtcaggcaccgggcagtgtgtcaacgaggacgctaggcctcggaggaaggtggattgtgagatcccacctcggttggggaggagaacgaaacaccctttataatggtgtgtggaaacctcttcctagcagatgcgctttaaaaaccttgagggaaagcccggaaaggaaagcccaaagaggacaatatcttagcggtgggcttaggccgttacaaaggGTATCATACCAAGACGAAAAATAGCTTCCGACTCCCCTCACTTCCAACTTTTAATCAGTAAACATCTCATCCATTCTTGTTTGAAACGTTCAGAAGAAATTTAAGCTTCAAAGGAAGGAAATCAAAATGGAAATGCACCCACAAGTCTACGTTTGAAAGGTTAAGAATTAGGGGAAAACAAGCTCCAAACAAGCTCTTTCAGCGGATCCACAAACAGGAAACAAATGCAATAAAGCCATAAATATTCAGACAAAgcattaacaaacaaaatgtaGCTTAGTTTACAAATGAAACTCTTAGCTTAGCTTAGCTTAGCTTACACGTATCATCAAAAAGAGAAACCCCTTTTTCTCATTCTATTCTGTAGACGATGAACTACTGTAAAATCAACTTGAGAAGCCTTGAGCACCAAAAACAAGCCACAAAACACGAAATAGCGAAGAACCCATCTGGGAAATCTAAAAACAAGAAGTGGGTAAGTACCCGATCTGGATAATGTATCAGTCTTGAACTCAGCTTCAGAACagaatcaaaaccctaaagaGAGAGCAGAGCAAACACTTATGAACACAGATTAATGGAAGAAGGACAAAATAGAGAAGTGTAGAAGAGAGATTCTGAGCAGCCAAGAACACTAAAAGGCGTTCGAAACGAGAGTAAAAGACAGGAGCAAAAAACCAAACTCCCCACCAAGCAATAGTTacaagtaaaaagaaaattaatcccaaaacaaaacacacCCACGAGAAGAATCATACCCCACCATTTCCCAACGTATATATTTCGTACAAAACAGGATTAAGCCAAGCTTGTGAGATGTCCAGTGAAAAGAATATGAACTGGAGGTGTAAAAACTGACGGGCAATGCATATAAAAACTTTTATTGCTTGCctttttattctctcttttgaGGCATGAAAGGGGGCTTGGATTCTCGTGCTGAGAGGGTCCTGATCGTCGCCGTTCATTTTGGTTTGATGGGGTTTGGAATTTGAACAGAAAAAGACAATGAATTTGGGAGAATGAATGATCGAGTGAGGATGGGAGTGGGCTGTgttgt
This sequence is a window from Cucurbita pepo subsp. pepo cultivar mu-cu-16 chromosome LG04, ASM280686v2, whole genome shotgun sequence. Protein-coding genes within it:
- the LOC111793827 gene encoding glucan endo-1,3-beta-glucosidase 4-like, with product MREGCHGIVILLLFGMCVNSLGAFVGVNLGTDVSNLPSASDIVAILKSHHITHLRLYNADAQLLKALANSSIEVIVGVTNEEVLRIGESPAAAAAWVNKNVAAYLPGTNITAIAVGSEVLSTIPQVGPVLVPALYSLHKALVAANLNYLVKVSTPQSMDMIPRPFPPSTATFNASWNATMYQLLQFLKNTKSYYMLNAYPYLGYTSGNGIFPLDYALFRSLPAIKQIVDPNTLFHYNSMFDAMVDATYYSIDAFNFSGIPVVVTETGWPWSGGANEPDATIQNAGTYVNNLIRRVSNDSGPPSQPTIPINTYIYELFNEDKRSGPVSEKNWGILFSNGSTVYPLGLASGRATANSSTVYCVAKDGADEDKLQDGLNWACGQGGANCAAIQQGRPCFLPNNITDHASYAYNDYYQKMHTAGGTCDFDGTATLTTIDPSHGSCIYTGSSNSSGGGGVSPPALGPSGQLPGASSKLQVSSYQLLIWVIFSWALMVSLT